The DNA sequence TTACTTCATTTCACTAAGCTTCAAATCTActcctctttttttctttttcttttttttttgtaaattttgaaGACTCTATAATCTATTCTACTTATGCAGCTTTGTGTTGCATTGGATATTAACTATTTTTTCTTATTGTAGTTCTGGATTTGCTAAGTCAAGTTTTTGAAGTCCCTATTTTGCATTTGTTGCAAATTCTAGAATCAACTTCAAAGGTCAAGCTGCATAAGGACATTGCAAATTTGTGATGCATTTGTTGATGAAAGGATGTACAATAACATCTTATATTCAAATGTGTTTTTTGTTGCTACCGGAGCGTATAGACACAATACAACTTTTAGTATATGATTATTCAAATATGTTTTTGTTTAGGATTTAAGCATATTGGCTCAATAATTTCAGTGATGTATTGGCTTTAAAGAAATACCAAAACGCATTTAACCAATGTGATTTATTGAACTTACAAATTCACAACGCTTTGTCGAATAGAAAATGGATAAGCTGGGTTATGAAGTGAGAAGGTCCAGCAAAGGGGTGGAGCACAAGCCGCATTTGTCGGATGCGATTTATAAGTATAAATCGCAGTTGAAGAACGCTGGACTTGTATATCACTATAGGTAGAATGTGACCTTTCCAAAGCGAAATAATAACTCCTCTAGCTTATTGTGCTTGGTCTACATTTTACCTAACTCGATATTTATAATTCGGGATCACTGAATACGACTCACAAATCACTCTTTGAATGCGACttataaattataattaaaaaaataaatttgtaaGTCGCATTAATTAAATGTTATGTATAAGATGAATACTATTTACAATCGCAGTTTTTGTGAATCCGATTTATAAATCAAGAATGTATTAGTATATGTCACAATTTATGAATGTGATTTATAAGTCGCAATACGAATACGATTTACATATCGCAATAAAAGAATGCGATTATAAATCGAAATAGGTAATGTAATTTAGGAATGCGCCTTGTGTGTGCCAGAACGGATTCCTACTTATTCCAGCAAAGGGCGCTTTTGCTCCAATAAGGTTATTCAGAAATGAAAATTCCAAAGCGGGTGAGATGACTCTCCATATTGTGTATACTGTTAAGGACATTAATATTTTTTCCTTCGTAAAGTAGTTGCAGTGACTCTGAGAACGGAATTTCTGAAGAAACATGATAGGTTACGGCAAAATTGGCCTAACCAGTACTATATTGGTGctattcatacattatacaatttaaaaattaagaaaataaaatttttagatCTCTAAActtgtaaaaataaattttacaatgTTTAAAACATCCAATAAGCGTTTTTTTGAGAAGTGAATTAATTACACTCTATTTCATTTTATAAGAGATGAGTTACTTTTTGCTTCCCGTTTCATAAAAATCAACATATTTTTACAATAGAAAGCTCCCTCGATTTTAACGACCCATTTTTGTCACTTTCAAAAGTATATATTTGGTACAATTAGATTTATTTATATCTCAGCAGTTTTATTAACCTTCATGCTTACCAAACACCTCAATATCAAATGAAACAAAGAGACAGGGAGTCTTGGGAAAGAGACGACAAAAGATAATACTTATCCACTGGATTAATATAGAACAAGCATTGTGCTAAATTTATAACTTATGGACTGCATATACTTTTTTCTAGTAAGAACATATCGACAGCATATACACTAGCTATCTGCCGAGAAACTGTCCAGGAGACTCTCAGAGTTGATCCGCTGATTCTACTGAGAGGAACAATGAGATTTCGGGCCCATGATTTGACACAGCATCTGGCCCAAGACAAACTCACAGCTCTTCATCTGATTCTGCTGAGAGTAACCATGAGAGATACTCTGATCCTTGATAGAACACGGGATCTGTACCACTGGGTGGTGTTATCCTTTTCCGCATAATGGCCTCGAAAACAGGAAGCTTCCTCTTCCTACCACCTCTTGGTCTAGAACGGAATTGCTGGTCAGCCTCTACAAAATCACCCTACACAAGACAAAATCAAAACGCCTCAAGTCATTCATGAATATTAGAAGCAAACTGACCTGAGTGACAGTGTTGTGCTTTCAAGCAGCAAATGCATTCTACTTACTGGAGTATAAACATGGCAGCCTGATTTTTCATGTCTATCTCTCACATGCTTGAAGGCAAATTTCATACCACAACCAGCAATGCCACATGAGAATGGTTTATCCCCCAGGTGCACAGCTTTGACATGCTGAATAAGATTTGATTTCTGTTTTTCAAGCAACAAATATTTCAGTGAGAACACTATTCACTCTTATGCACTTAACTGGATGCAGTGCAGGCTTGGTTGAGGTTAAAAATTGTTGTTTGATATGTAAGTATTTTTCCTCGCTCATAATGAGTTAGCGCTATTGCTTTCTAAATTCATGAGTACTGTTCCTTCTAACAGCAAGGAGATTTATTTACATAAGAAAATGCAGCACTCCCTTACAGTGGAGAAAGTGTGCTGACAATCCTGGAATTCACATTTTATTCTCTCCGATGTAGACTCTTCTTCATGCGTGCGGAGATGCCGCTTAATATTTTTCTTCAGTTGCTTGGTTCCACATATTTCACACACAATATGCTGGTGGCAACTCTCTATGTGTTCCTTGAGGCATTTCTCATTTGTGAAATGTTTCATACAGCCTGGCTCTAAACAAAGTGCCTCCATCGTCGCCAACTTGACTGCATGGATACATGGCAGATTATGGTGTCATTATTGGAAGTTTTCAAAACCAgaaacatataaaatattaatacTCTACAGAtaattagaattttgaagtttgacTTGCCATGAGAATCTTCATGCTTATTTAATTTGGATGCAAATTTAAACACCTTCCCACAACCAGGTTCTGAACAGACATACTGCTTTGGAAGATTAGCCTCAGGGGAGGCACACTGGTCATGCATCTCTTTGACATGCCGAGTCATGTTGCCTTGAATACTAAATGAACGTTTGCAACCATCAACGGGACACTCAAACAACCTCCCTTGGTGCTGCAAGAGATGTCTCGTCAAGTGATCCTTTCTACGGTAGCTGGACTGGCAGTCATCTATATGGCATACAAATGGCCTCTGTTCATGCAAAAGATCAAGAAGAAAACATTTTAAGAATGTTTCAATCTCTGGAGGTCCTGGACAAAAGTCCATGAATGCTAATGGAGAGAAAAGATAAGGTTTTTTTGTATTTAGGAGGAGGGGGAACTGGGATGAGTCTCTAACCACCAAGATTATAAGGCGTGATTGAGGCTCACTTGATGGAGCTTCTCAGGAGGTCCCCCTTCCTGATACTGATCCAGTCAAGGAAAAGATACCTGCCTCTTGCATTTTGGAGTTCTTTATGTGGGATCCAATGCTTCACACCTTCACATAATTCCACAATGTTTCTCACATTACCTCAATCTGCAAATTCATCAACTATTAAATTTATACAAAGACAATAAATCAGAAAATATGAAGGCTTATTATTAACCTAAAAACTGAACTCTCACTAAAGTAATAAGAGCTAGTCAACATCACAAACGAAGAACACGCACAAAAGATACCTCGAGTGAATGACTCTGCATATGCTGCTTCAAATGAGCAGGCTTCTGAAAGCTCACACCACATTCTTCACAAATATTCATTTTTGGGCCTTCCTTTCTCTTTGCATCTTCATTTGCCTCATCTTTCCGCCTCTCCATTTCATCCTATTCAAAAAACAAACAAAACCAATTTCAGTTTTCCTTCATCCGACTAACCAAATCAGCTTCTCTCGAAACATATAACTAAATGTTTAAGCTCAATCACAAGAAAatcttcaatttcatgttcacCTATGATTCCACTGTCCCAATTTATATTACACAACACGCACTAAGGGCTCATCTTGTTTGATGAATAAGTGAATTCAATACACATAAAACTCTGCGCTACTATTACAGCATTTGTTTTCCGATAAACAAAAAAGAGCACCTCAAAAGATAATAATACTAATATAGTAGAATTGAAATCCAAACACAAAAATTCATGTATTAGTATTCCACGCATAACAACCTGTTATAACTAGTCCGTGAACCAAACAAATCCTTATAGTATTTCACATTTTATTTCTGGCTAATGAAGCTAATAATTACTCAATATCAACTTTAGAATACAAGACAGCTCACAAAAACAGCCAGATCTATTTGCAGCTTAATGAACAAGTGATAAATTTAATTGGAGGAAAGCAAAACGTAAAATCCAGAAAAGAAGGAACACATACTTGATGATGGGAGAGGATATGAGAGGAGATGAGGGACTTTTTCGAGCGGCAAATTCCACAAAATTCACAATAATATCGTCTTATGTCTCTGAATATTACTTCTCTCTTCTCTTCTCCCATTTCGCCCAATCTTCACAACCAAAACCCTAGTTCACTGCGGAACTTGTGTCCTCTTCTTATACTTACCTAAAAACTTGAAAAAAATTTATATTCCCTCCAACTTCTGAAATATGACACTTTCCCCCACCAAGTATACCTCAAAGTTTCACCACCAATCCATATTAATTGTGTTTGTTTGGGAACTTATATAAGGAAAAATATccagagttttttttttttttttgtaatgaaatttcttaaataaaagaaatacaaTCTTCCTAAGCACATCTTTTTTtctcaaaaaaatatatttttggacactttttctttcttcaaaatttggactattttttttatttgcacGTGTTATCCTTGCGCAGGGGTCATGAAAATTTTCTATGTATCGTTCCAAATTTATCGGATGTCCCCGAAGGGACGTTTTTTGGACACTTAAAAAAGTTATTCAGTTTTAGAGAaatctttttttttattaaagGAATATtttatagataaaaaaaatgcAATCGAGACATatatctttttttaaaaaataaaaataaaaaagaaaggaaaGTCTTACGAACAATTTTTCAATTGACTCGTGGTGTAAAGCTTTAACTTTCAGACCTTGATCTTTTTAATTGAAgcagtgaatttttttttttaaatgattaggtctgtgtacacactacccttccaaGATCCACGGTTGTTGTTGTATGATTAGAGCTAATCTAAATATTGATTTTTTTGTGTGCtttgtaataataataataataattgaatgaAGCTTTAAGGTTACAGGTGAAACCAAAAATGAGGTGGATGGCTTGGAAATAGTTCGCAGTGTCATCTTATAACTCTATTGAATAGAGTATTAGAACAGGAGACCATTAGAAAATGAACTAATTGGTTTTAGTGGCAACCTTTCTGTCTGCTTTATATCACCATTCTATGGAGTGGATGAAATTGTTCGATGCTTATTTTTATTGTGTAACAACATCTTACATTAGAAGAAGCTTGTGTTATTCTATAAGTCTTCTCCTAAAAAGGAATTATAGATGCATAATATTTAAACCCGTTTGGATTAGAATTTTACTTTCGTAAACGTTCTTTAAAAAATGAAAACAACtgtattcttttctttttttttaaatagaCTTTGTTCTTTGAAAATCAAACCGAAATGCTTTCTAATGACTCAAAACAATCCAAAGAGTTTTCACAAAAAACTAACATGACTTTCCAAAAGTATTTTCTCGAAAGATAATTCAACCAAACTCTTTTCAGAAAATTGCTTAGTGAAAACTTGTTTAAAAACCTAACCAAAACCAAATGTAGATACACTTAAAAGCTCAACTTTCTTGTTGCATATTTGGCCATTTCTTTCATCACTGTCAAAGAAATGCTTATACGATGAAAACTCAGGCGAGTATGGAATGAATCCTTCTTGGTTCTACTGTGGATTATCTGGAGAAAGGAAATCGTAAAGCATCTGAAAGGCTAGAACAGAGTCTTTTCTGGAAAATCATACAATATGTTTTCAGATCACTCCCTTCCGCTTCAGTAAAACTACTCTAAGAAAAACATCCTCAATTTATGCAGCTCCGTGTTCCAAGTTAGTTGCTATTTTAAAGCATTACATAGTCATCCAACATATCGCCCGTCCATTCCTCACCACGAACCACTCTTGCTGCACTGAAAATACCATATGTCAACGAGCCTTAGCAGGGCCAGAACTTCAACCTTTCCTCCCTCGTTCAAAAATCAACAGGCACAAAGGTGTATTTGAGTACTAGAATAGTCTTTGGTAGGAGGACAGATTCTATTGACAATAATAGACTATATATGGAAGAATTCAGTGTCCTCCACCAGAAGCAACGAAAAGAACAATGCATTACCCCAAATATATCGAACCTGACACCTTTCTATTCTGTGGCAATGTTTCTCCACACTTACCTGGACTTGAATATGGTCTTCGAATAACCCTGTATTATACAAGTCACGAGCATAAAAAAAAGTAAGTTACGATCTAGCAAACACTGCGCAGCTGGAAGTTTATTAAATTGACTTTGGTTCAGTTCTTTAGTTGGCAATCAATAATCAAGCTACCAAAACAAACATATTCCTAAGACTGCTCTACAGAACTAAGTGCCTTA is a window from the Nicotiana tomentosiformis chromosome 10, ASM39032v3, whole genome shotgun sequence genome containing:
- the LOC104089129 gene encoding transcription factor IIIA-like, whose amino-acid sequence is MGEEKREVIFRDIRRYYCEFCGICRSKKSLISSHILSHHQDEMERRKDEANEDAKRKEGPKMNICEECGVSFQKPAHLKQHMQSHSLERPFVCHIDDCQSSYRRKDHLTRHLLQHQGRLFECPVDGCKRSFSIQGNMTRHVKEMHDQCASPEANLPKQYVCSEPGCGKVFKFASKLNKHEDSHVKLATMEALCLEPGCMKHFTNEKCLKEHIESCHQHIVCEICGTKQLKKNIKRHLRTHEEESTSERIKCEFQDCQHTFSTKSNLIQHVKAVHLGDKPFSCGIAGCGMKFAFKHVRDRHEKSGCHVYTPGDFVEADQQFRSRPRGGRKRKLPVFEAIMRKRITPPSGTDPVFYQGSEYLSWLLSAESDEEL